One genomic window of Streptomyces sp. NBC_01276 includes the following:
- the ribD gene encoding bifunctional diaminohydroxyphosphoribosylaminopyrimidine deaminase/5-amino-6-(5-phosphoribosylamino)uracil reductase RibD, which yields MRQEDPVANHADANAVHGTDVPAMRRAIELAARGLGSTSPNPVVGCVITDPSGAVVGEGWHERAGGPHAEVHALRQAGAAARGGTAYVTLEPCNHTGRTGPCAQALIEAGVTRVLYAVADPNPQASGGGATLRAAGITAEGGLLRAEAEAGNAAWLTSVRLGRPHVTWKYAATLDGRSAAADGTSRWITSAESRADVHRLRAECDAVLVGGGTLREDDPHLAVRGVVGATQPLRIALDTHATVLPTARILDDAAPTLIVVGEDADTRHLPGVEVLRMPLRDGHIGVHDLLGRLYARGVRSLFLEGGPTLAGTFLRAGAVDRVIGYLAPALLGAGPAALAGAGVDTISDAVRLDLTEAVRVGPDLRITAVPTVRTPLKEH from the coding sequence ATGAGGCAGGAGGACCCGGTGGCGAACCACGCCGACGCGAACGCAGTACACGGCACCGACGTGCCCGCCATGAGGCGTGCCATCGAGCTCGCCGCCCGCGGCCTCGGCTCCACCAGCCCCAACCCCGTCGTCGGCTGCGTGATCACCGACCCCTCCGGCGCCGTCGTGGGCGAGGGCTGGCACGAACGGGCAGGCGGCCCGCACGCCGAGGTCCACGCCCTGCGCCAGGCGGGCGCGGCGGCCCGCGGCGGCACCGCGTACGTCACCCTCGAACCCTGCAACCACACCGGCCGCACGGGCCCCTGCGCCCAGGCCCTGATCGAGGCCGGCGTCACCCGCGTGCTCTACGCCGTGGCCGACCCGAACCCGCAGGCCAGCGGCGGTGGCGCCACCCTGCGCGCGGCGGGGATCACCGCCGAGGGCGGACTGCTCCGCGCGGAGGCCGAGGCGGGCAACGCCGCCTGGCTGACCTCCGTACGGCTCGGCCGCCCCCACGTCACCTGGAAGTACGCCGCCACCCTCGACGGCCGCAGCGCCGCCGCGGACGGCACCAGCCGGTGGATCACCTCCGCCGAGTCCCGGGCCGACGTCCACCGGCTGCGCGCCGAGTGCGACGCCGTCCTCGTCGGCGGCGGCACCCTGCGCGAGGACGACCCACACCTCGCCGTCCGCGGCGTCGTGGGCGCGACCCAGCCCCTGCGGATCGCCCTCGACACCCACGCCACCGTGCTGCCCACCGCCCGCATCCTCGACGACGCCGCACCCACCCTGATCGTCGTCGGCGAGGACGCCGACACCCGGCACCTGCCCGGTGTCGAGGTCCTGCGCATGCCGCTGCGCGACGGCCACATCGGCGTCCACGACCTGCTCGGCCGGCTCTACGCCCGCGGCGTGCGCTCCCTCTTCCTGGAAGGCGGACCCACCCTCGCGGGCACCTTCCTGCGGGCCGGAGCCGTCGACCGGGTGATCGGCTACCTCGCCCCGGCCCTCCTCGGCGCGGGCCCCGCCGCCCTCGCCGGCGCCGGCGTGGACACCATCTCCGACGCGGTGCGCCTCGACCTCACCGAGGCCGTCCGCGTCGGCCCCGATCTCCGCATCACCGCAGTCCCCACCGTCCGCACGCCCCTCAAGGAGCACTGA
- a CDS encoding riboflavin synthase, whose translation MFTGIVEELGEVTAVEQLAEASRFRLRGPVVTEDAKHGDSIAVNGVCLTVVETADGEFTADVMQETLDRSSLGALTAGSRVNLERPMALGGRLGGHLVQGHVDGTGEILSRTPSEHWELVRIALPEKLSRYVVEKGSITVDGVSLTVVEAAADSFTISLIPTTLALTTLGIKQPGEPVNLEVDVLAKYVERLLAAGVDPLAATPNDTEETDR comes from the coding sequence GTGTTCACCGGAATCGTCGAAGAACTGGGCGAGGTCACCGCCGTCGAGCAGCTCGCCGAAGCCTCCCGCTTCCGCCTGCGCGGCCCCGTGGTGACCGAGGACGCCAAGCACGGCGACTCGATCGCCGTCAACGGCGTCTGCCTGACCGTCGTGGAGACCGCCGACGGCGAGTTCACCGCCGACGTCATGCAGGAGACCCTCGACCGCTCCAGCCTCGGTGCGCTGACCGCGGGCTCCCGGGTCAACCTGGAGCGCCCCATGGCCCTCGGCGGACGCCTCGGCGGCCACCTCGTCCAGGGCCACGTGGACGGCACCGGCGAGATCCTCTCCCGTACCCCTTCGGAGCACTGGGAGCTCGTCCGGATCGCGCTCCCGGAGAAGCTTTCAAGGTACGTCGTAGAGAAGGGCTCTATCACTGTGGACGGCGTCAGCCTCACCGTGGTCGAGGCCGCCGCCGACTCCTTCACCATCAGCCTCATCCCCACCACCCTCGCGCTGACCACCCTGGGCATCAAGCAGCCCGGTGAGCCGGTCAACCTCGAAGTCGACGTCCTCGCGAAGTACGTCGAGCGCCTCCTCGCGGCCGGCGTGGACCCCCTGGCAGCGACCCCCAACGACACGGAGGAAACGGACCGGTGA
- a CDS encoding nicotinamide riboside transporter PnuC, whose protein sequence is MSALTWLNSEAFTAFGQKIIWSDAIGNTMGLAALALGWRRSIWTWPTQFLSGAILFVAFAAGHLSGNAGKQVVVMVVALWGWTMWSRGKRQAQDASLAVRFATWRERGLLLGAAAVGTLAVTGLFTLYPWMSWNPLPDAYIFVGTIVAMYAQAKGLVEFWFAWLLVDAVGVPLAFTSGYAFSAFVYVIYGALVLWGAYDWYQRSRTTPAPALEGATA, encoded by the coding sequence GTGAGCGCCCTGACCTGGCTGAACTCCGAAGCCTTCACCGCCTTCGGCCAGAAGATCATCTGGTCGGACGCGATCGGCAACACCATGGGCCTGGCCGCCCTCGCCCTCGGCTGGCGGCGTTCCATATGGACCTGGCCGACCCAGTTCCTCTCCGGCGCCATCCTCTTCGTCGCGTTCGCCGCCGGGCACCTCTCCGGCAACGCCGGCAAGCAGGTCGTCGTCATGGTGGTCGCCCTGTGGGGCTGGACGATGTGGAGCCGCGGCAAGCGGCAGGCCCAGGACGCCTCCCTGGCCGTCCGCTTCGCCACCTGGCGCGAGCGCGGCCTGCTCCTCGGCGCCGCCGCCGTCGGCACGCTGGCCGTCACCGGGCTGTTCACCCTCTACCCGTGGATGTCCTGGAACCCGCTGCCGGACGCCTACATCTTCGTCGGCACCATCGTCGCCATGTACGCCCAGGCCAAGGGACTCGTCGAGTTCTGGTTCGCCTGGCTGCTCGTCGACGCGGTCGGCGTCCCCCTCGCCTTCACCAGCGGCTACGCCTTCTCCGCCTTCGTCTACGTGATCTACGGAGCCCTCGTGCTCTGGGGCGCCTACGACTGGTACCAGCGCTCGCGCACCACCCCCGCCCCGGCCCTCGAAGGAGCAACGGCATGA
- a CDS encoding bifunctional 3,4-dihydroxy-2-butanone-4-phosphate synthase/GTP cyclohydrolase II, with amino-acid sequence MTPLKPVPDVPESGPQETFLLDPVEQAIRDIAAGRPVVVVDDEDRENEGDLVIAAEKATPEIIAFMMSECRGLICAPMEGPELDRLELPQMVRHNTESMQTAFTVSVDASGAHGVTTGISAADRATTLRLLANGTSEAADFVRPGHVFPLRAKPGGVLVRNGHTEAAVDLARLAGLRPAGAIVEIAGEDGVMLRLPELIPFARKHGLTIISIEDLIAFRRSAEPTVRREAEVSLPTAAGEFTAYGFRSTVDGVEHVALVHGEVGDGEDVLVRMHSECLTGDIFQSQRCDCGPQLQAAMARIQAEGRGVVVYLRGHEGRGIGLLSKLRAYELQERGRDTLDANLELGLPADARDYGAGAQILADLGVRSVRLLTNNPDKSDALVRHGIAVSGREQMPIEAGEHNLRYLRTKRDRMGHDLPWLEGAVPTSACGNQ; translated from the coding sequence ATGACCCCCCTCAAGCCCGTGCCCGACGTCCCCGAATCCGGCCCGCAGGAGACCTTCCTCCTCGACCCCGTCGAGCAGGCCATCCGCGACATCGCCGCCGGCCGCCCCGTGGTCGTCGTCGACGACGAGGACCGCGAGAACGAGGGCGACCTCGTCATCGCCGCCGAGAAGGCCACCCCCGAGATCATCGCGTTCATGATGAGCGAGTGCCGCGGCCTGATCTGCGCCCCCATGGAGGGCCCGGAGCTGGACCGCCTGGAACTCCCGCAGATGGTCCGGCACAACACCGAGTCGATGCAGACGGCCTTCACCGTCTCCGTCGACGCGAGCGGCGCCCACGGCGTCACCACCGGCATCTCCGCCGCCGACCGCGCCACCACCCTGCGCCTGCTCGCCAACGGCACCTCCGAGGCCGCGGACTTCGTCCGCCCCGGCCACGTCTTCCCGCTGCGCGCCAAGCCCGGCGGCGTGCTGGTCCGCAACGGCCACACCGAGGCCGCCGTCGACCTCGCCCGCCTCGCGGGCCTGCGCCCGGCCGGCGCCATCGTGGAGATCGCCGGCGAGGACGGCGTCATGCTGCGCCTGCCCGAGCTGATCCCCTTCGCCCGCAAGCACGGCCTGACGATCATCTCCATCGAGGACCTGATCGCCTTCCGCCGCTCCGCCGAGCCGACCGTCCGGCGCGAGGCCGAGGTCAGCCTGCCGACCGCCGCCGGCGAGTTCACCGCGTACGGCTTCCGCTCCACCGTCGACGGCGTCGAGCACGTCGCCCTCGTCCACGGCGAGGTCGGCGACGGCGAGGACGTCCTGGTCCGGATGCACTCCGAATGCCTGACCGGCGACATCTTCCAGTCCCAGCGCTGCGACTGCGGCCCCCAGCTCCAGGCCGCCATGGCCCGCATCCAGGCCGAGGGCCGCGGGGTGGTCGTCTACCTGCGCGGCCACGAGGGCCGGGGCATCGGCCTGCTGTCCAAGCTGCGCGCCTACGAGCTCCAGGAGCGCGGTCGCGACACGCTGGACGCCAACCTGGAACTCGGCCTCCCCGCCGACGCCCGCGACTACGGGGCCGGCGCCCAGATCCTCGCCGACCTCGGCGTGCGCAGCGTCCGGCTGCTGACCAACAACCCCGACAAGTCCGACGCGCTCGTCCGCCACGGCATCGCCGTCAGCGGCCGGGAGCAGATGCCCATCGAGGCCGGCGAGCACAACCTGCGCTACCTGCGCACCAAGCGCGACCGGATGGGCCACGACCTGCCCTGGCTGGAGGGGGCCGTCCCCACCTCCGCCTGCGGCAACCAGTGA
- the ribH gene encoding 6,7-dimethyl-8-ribityllumazine synthase, which produces MSGKGAPELSVKNCGDLRVAVIAAQWHEKVMDGLVDGALRALHELGIDEPTLLRVPGSFELPVVAKVLAGRGYDAIVALGVVIRGGTPHFDYVCQGVTQGLVQVSIDTGVPVGFGVLTCDNDEQALDRAGLEGSNEDKGHEAVTAAVSTAMTLRTVSEPWR; this is translated from the coding sequence GTGAGCGGCAAGGGCGCACCCGAACTGAGCGTGAAGAACTGCGGAGACCTCCGGGTGGCCGTGATCGCGGCCCAGTGGCACGAGAAGGTCATGGACGGACTCGTCGACGGCGCCCTGCGGGCCCTGCACGAGCTGGGCATCGACGAGCCCACCCTGCTCCGCGTCCCCGGCAGCTTCGAGCTGCCGGTCGTGGCGAAGGTACTCGCCGGTCGCGGTTACGATGCCATCGTCGCCCTCGGAGTGGTCATCCGCGGCGGCACCCCGCACTTCGACTACGTCTGCCAGGGCGTCACCCAAGGCCTGGTACAGGTGTCGATCGACACCGGAGTCCCCGTTGGCTTCGGCGTCTTGACCTGCGACAACGATGAGCAGGCGCTGGACCGCGCCGGACTCGAAGGGTCGAACGAGGACAAGGGGCACGAAGCGGTCACCGCCGCCGTCTCCACCGCCATGACCCTGCGGACCGTCAGCGAACCCTGGCGCTGA
- a CDS encoding phosphoribosyl-ATP diphosphatase has translation MANNPKTFEELFTELQLKAANGDPSTSRTAELVGKGVHAIGKKVVEEAAEVWMAAEYEGKEAAAEEISQLLYHVQVMMVARGISLDDVYAHL, from the coding sequence ATGGCGAACAATCCCAAGACCTTCGAGGAGCTCTTCACCGAGCTCCAGCTCAAGGCCGCCAACGGCGACCCCAGCACCTCGCGCACCGCCGAGCTCGTCGGCAAGGGCGTCCATGCCATCGGCAAGAAGGTCGTCGAGGAGGCCGCCGAGGTCTGGATGGCCGCCGAGTACGAGGGCAAGGAAGCCGCCGCCGAAGAGATCTCCCAGCTGCTGTACCACGTTCAGGTGATGATGGTGGCGCGCGGGATCTCCCTCGACGACGTCTACGCGCACCTCTAG
- the hisG gene encoding ATP phosphoribosyltransferase: MLRIAVPNKGSLSGPASAMLHEAGYRQRKESKELVTVDPDNEVEFFYLRPKDIAIYVASGKLDIGITGRDLLLDSGANAEEILPLNFGRSTFRYATKPGTAKGPEDFGGMTIATSYEGIVAKHLADQGIDASVVHLDGAVETAIELGVAQVIADVVETGTSLRNAGLEVIGEPILKSEATVIRRTGAGVDEPKVAQFLRRLQGVLVARSYVMMDYDCRAEHLERAVALTPGLESPTISPLHNEGWVAVRAMVPAKEAQRIMDDLYELGARAILTTSIHACRL, from the coding sequence ATGCTGCGCATCGCCGTCCCCAACAAGGGTTCACTCTCCGGACCGGCGTCGGCGATGCTCCATGAGGCCGGCTACCGCCAGCGCAAGGAGTCCAAGGAACTCGTCACGGTCGACCCCGACAACGAGGTCGAGTTCTTCTACCTCCGCCCGAAGGACATCGCGATCTACGTCGCGTCGGGCAAGCTCGACATCGGCATCACCGGCCGCGACCTGCTGCTCGACTCCGGGGCCAACGCCGAGGAGATCCTGCCGCTGAACTTCGGCCGGTCCACCTTCCGCTACGCCACCAAGCCCGGCACCGCCAAGGGCCCCGAGGACTTCGGCGGCATGACGATCGCCACCTCCTACGAGGGCATCGTCGCCAAGCACCTCGCCGACCAGGGCATCGACGCCTCCGTCGTCCACCTGGACGGCGCCGTCGAGACCGCCATCGAACTGGGCGTCGCGCAGGTCATCGCCGACGTCGTCGAGACCGGCACCAGCCTGCGCAACGCCGGCCTGGAGGTCATCGGCGAGCCGATCCTCAAGTCCGAGGCCACCGTCATCCGCCGTACCGGCGCCGGCGTCGACGAGCCCAAGGTCGCGCAGTTCCTGCGCCGCCTCCAGGGCGTCCTCGTGGCCCGCAGCTACGTGATGATGGACTACGACTGCCGCGCCGAGCACCTGGAGCGCGCCGTCGCCCTCACCCCGGGCCTGGAGTCGCCGACGATCTCCCCGCTCCACAACGAGGGCTGGGTCGCCGTCCGCGCCATGGTCCCCGCCAAGGAAGCCCAGCGGATCATGGACGACCTGTACGAGCTCGGCGCCCGTGCGATCCTCACCACCTCGATCCACGCCTGCCGGCTCTGA
- a CDS encoding PH domain-containing protein → MSESAAPSAPPALPVTFRPTRTRAVLLGVGLAMFATITAIALLLESLSPGERVSFIVTAALMSSVLVLLSRPKVVADETGVTVVNLTTTRRLEWPQILRVNLRPGDPWVFLDLSDGTSLPVLGIQPGIARARAIDDARALRALAETRGSGATGS, encoded by the coding sequence ATGAGCGAGTCCGCCGCCCCGTCCGCCCCACCCGCCCTGCCGGTCACCTTCCGGCCGACCCGCACCCGGGCGGTGCTGCTGGGCGTCGGGCTCGCCATGTTCGCCACGATCACCGCGATCGCGCTGCTCCTGGAGAGCCTCAGCCCCGGCGAACGGGTCAGCTTCATCGTCACCGCCGCACTGATGTCCTCCGTCCTCGTCCTGCTCAGCCGCCCCAAGGTGGTCGCGGACGAGACGGGCGTCACCGTGGTCAACCTGACCACCACCCGCCGCCTCGAATGGCCGCAGATCCTGCGGGTCAACCTCCGCCCCGGCGACCCCTGGGTGTTCCTGGACCTCAGCGACGGCACCAGCCTGCCCGTCCTCGGCATCCAGCCCGGCATCGCCAGGGCCCGCGCGATCGACGACGCCCGCGCCCTGCGCGCCCTCGCCGAGACCAGGGGAAGCGGCGCCACCGGCAGCTGA
- a CDS encoding hemolysin family protein, protein MTIPLLLLVAAFALILANGFFVAAEFGLVTVERPEAERAAAEGDRRARTVVEALRELSFQLSGTQLGITITSLVVGMLAEPALAALLSGPLAATGLPRGAVPGAAVVLGMLLASAVQMVVGELVPKNWAVSRPLQVARVVAGPQQVFSRAFRPVIATLNAVANRLVRALGVEPAEEMASARTPGELVSLVRHSAQAGALEQDTADLFVRTLSLGELTAQHVMTPRVKVSALQHTATAADVLNLTRATGLSRFPVYRERIDEITGVVHLKDALAVPEAERSRTTVNRICVTPLLVPGSLPVQPLLERLRSEQPMAVVVDEYGGTAGVVTLEDIVEELVGEVRDEHDLAEDGSPELAAVPAEDGRPSWEADGSCRVHTLRRIGLEVPEGPYETVAGLVADLLGRIPAPGDRAELPGWKLSVRQVRRYRAERVRLVRTAPLGAVPAPAEPEPAGRR, encoded by the coding sequence ATGACCATCCCGCTACTCCTGCTCGTGGCGGCCTTCGCCCTGATCCTCGCCAACGGTTTCTTCGTGGCGGCCGAGTTCGGCCTCGTCACGGTCGAGAGACCCGAGGCCGAACGCGCCGCGGCCGAAGGCGACCGCCGCGCCCGCACGGTCGTCGAAGCCCTCCGGGAGCTGTCCTTCCAGCTCTCCGGCACCCAGCTCGGCATCACCATCACCTCGCTCGTCGTCGGCATGCTCGCCGAACCGGCCCTCGCCGCACTCCTGTCGGGGCCGCTCGCCGCGACCGGCCTGCCCCGCGGAGCCGTCCCCGGCGCGGCCGTCGTCCTCGGCATGCTGCTCGCCTCCGCCGTCCAGATGGTCGTCGGCGAACTCGTCCCGAAGAACTGGGCGGTCTCCCGTCCGCTCCAGGTGGCCCGCGTCGTGGCCGGCCCCCAGCAGGTCTTCTCCCGGGCCTTCCGGCCCGTCATCGCCACCCTCAACGCCGTCGCGAACCGCCTCGTGCGGGCGCTCGGCGTCGAACCCGCCGAGGAGATGGCCTCCGCCCGCACCCCCGGCGAACTGGTCTCCCTGGTCCGCCATTCGGCCCAGGCCGGCGCCCTCGAACAGGACACCGCCGACCTCTTCGTACGGACCCTCTCGCTGGGCGAGCTCACCGCCCAGCACGTCATGACCCCCCGCGTGAAGGTCAGCGCCCTCCAGCACACGGCCACCGCGGCCGACGTCCTGAACCTGACCCGCGCCACCGGCCTGTCCCGCTTCCCGGTCTACCGCGAGCGGATCGACGAGATCACCGGCGTGGTCCACCTCAAGGACGCCCTCGCCGTGCCCGAGGCGGAACGCTCCCGCACCACCGTCAACCGCATCTGCGTCACCCCGCTGCTGGTGCCCGGCTCCCTGCCGGTGCAGCCCCTGCTGGAACGGTTGCGCAGCGAACAGCCCATGGCCGTGGTCGTCGACGAGTACGGCGGCACGGCCGGGGTGGTCACCCTGGAGGACATCGTGGAGGAACTCGTCGGCGAGGTCCGCGACGAGCACGACCTCGCCGAGGACGGCAGCCCCGAACTGGCCGCCGTGCCCGCCGAGGACGGCCGCCCCTCCTGGGAGGCCGACGGCAGCTGCCGCGTCCACACCCTGCGCCGCATAGGCCTGGAGGTCCCCGAGGGCCCCTACGAGACCGTCGCCGGCCTCGTCGCCGACCTGCTGGGCCGGATCCCCGCCCCCGGTGACCGCGCGGAGCTGCCCGGCTGGAAGCTGTCCGTCCGCCAGGTCCGCCGCTACCGGGCCGAACGCGTCCGACTGGTGCGCACCGCCCCGCTCGGAGCCGTCCCGGCCCCGGCCGAACCGGAACCGGCGGGCCGCCGGTGA
- a CDS encoding hemolysin family protein, which produces MNALQLLFALLLVLANGFFVGAEFALVSVRRSQIEPLAAGSKRARQVLHGLENLPRMMAAAQFGITMCSLTLGAVAEPTVARLLEPLFEAAHVPVGLVHPLGYAFALAAVVFLHLVIGEMVPKNLAMAAPERTALWFSPGLVAFARLCGPVTSALGACAALVLRLFKVEPKDEVEAVYTSAQLGRLVEDSRQAGLLEPVEQERLEDALELGSRPVTDVLLAPGRLVTVGPAVTPRQIEQLTVRTGYSRFPVRSDTGAFMGYLHVKDVLDLEDRERAVPQRVWRRMTVLCSTLPLDDALSVMRRDATHLAQVADPAGRVLGLVALEDVLEMLVGEVRDPAHRTYARSA; this is translated from the coding sequence GTGAACGCCCTCCAGCTCCTCTTCGCCCTGCTCCTCGTCCTGGCCAACGGCTTCTTCGTCGGCGCCGAGTTCGCGCTCGTCTCCGTACGCCGCAGCCAGATCGAGCCCCTGGCGGCCGGCTCCAAGCGGGCCCGCCAGGTGCTCCACGGCCTGGAGAACCTGCCGCGCATGATGGCCGCCGCCCAGTTCGGCATCACCATGTGCTCGCTCACCCTCGGCGCGGTCGCCGAGCCCACCGTGGCCCGGCTCCTGGAACCCCTCTTCGAGGCCGCCCACGTGCCGGTGGGCCTGGTCCACCCCCTCGGGTACGCCTTCGCCCTCGCCGCCGTGGTCTTCCTGCACCTGGTCATCGGCGAGATGGTCCCGAAGAACCTCGCCATGGCCGCCCCCGAGCGGACCGCCCTGTGGTTCAGCCCCGGCCTGGTCGCCTTCGCCCGCCTCTGCGGGCCGGTGACCAGCGCCCTGGGCGCCTGCGCCGCGCTCGTCCTGCGACTGTTCAAGGTCGAGCCGAAGGACGAGGTCGAGGCCGTCTACACCAGCGCCCAGCTCGGCCGGCTCGTCGAGGACTCCCGGCAGGCCGGACTCCTCGAACCCGTCGAGCAGGAACGCCTGGAGGACGCCCTCGAACTGGGGAGCCGCCCGGTCACCGACGTCCTGCTGGCCCCCGGCCGGCTCGTCACCGTCGGCCCGGCCGTCACCCCGCGCCAGATCGAACAGCTGACCGTGCGCACCGGCTACTCGCGCTTCCCGGTCCGCTCCGACACCGGTGCCTTCATGGGCTACCTCCACGTCAAGGACGTCCTCGACCTGGAGGACCGCGAGCGGGCCGTCCCGCAGCGGGTGTGGCGCCGGATGACCGTCCTGTGCTCCACCCTCCCGCTGGACGACGCCCTCAGCGTCATGCGCCGCGACGCCACCCACCTGGCGCAGGTCGCCGACCCGGCCGGCCGGGTCCTGGGCCTGGTCGCCCTGGAGGACGTCCTGGAGATGCTGGTCGGCGAGGTCCGCGACCCCGCCCACCGCACCTACGCGCGCAGCGCCTAG
- a CDS encoding AAA family ATPase, translating into MDFGMPGSAHAPAELAWLRGVDACTMGAYPQAEEEFRAAVRLDPAMADAWLGLHALRVDTTNALLRMYAHRDRFGEQRARHRRTLNSWYWLGWWVQPVLESRRDLLLAHASHWLDGRHVPELDQALAALPPVDTDPQVRFLHACRAYLVKDWDQLVRQTEPLVDDPLLGIEAGLFGGMARVRLEMYGQAEPMLSAALMRCRSEQPQRKELRYWLARAHEGTGRSAAALPLYRAVHRVDPAFMDTAARLTAIADSSDPDDMAGYAGYGGHSAEGFAGHGLSSLGGDYTAVALGGGGGGPVQDIAADGQVDPDPPTPGEPVDQRFGPVGGGSGRPDGVRHKVSLPAQGVPSGLPTGPADPRALAEALAELERMVGLEPVKRQVKALSAQLHMARLRAAQGLPVQPPKRHFVFSGPSGTGKTTVARILGRVFYALGLLGGDHLVEAQRADLVGEFLGQTAVKANELIDSAIGGVLFVDEAYSLSNSGYSKGDAYGDEALQVLLKRAEDNRDHLVVILAGYPAGMDRLLAANPGLSSRFTTRVDFPSYRPAELTSIGGVLADANGDRWDEEALEELRSVSGHVVEQGWIDELGNGRFLRTLYEKSCAYRDLRLAGFSGEPSRDDLATLRLADLMQAYGEVLSGRGPDGPGRSEPPV; encoded by the coding sequence ATGGACTTCGGCATGCCGGGCAGCGCACACGCCCCGGCCGAACTCGCCTGGCTGCGCGGGGTGGACGCCTGCACGATGGGCGCGTACCCGCAGGCCGAGGAGGAGTTCCGGGCGGCCGTCAGGCTCGATCCCGCCATGGCCGACGCCTGGCTGGGCCTGCACGCGCTGCGGGTGGACACGACCAACGCGTTATTGCGGATGTACGCCCACCGCGACCGCTTCGGCGAGCAGCGGGCCCGGCACCGACGGACCCTCAACTCCTGGTACTGGCTGGGCTGGTGGGTACAGCCGGTGCTGGAGAGCCGACGGGACCTGCTGCTGGCCCACGCCTCGCACTGGCTGGACGGTCGGCACGTCCCCGAGCTGGACCAGGCGCTGGCCGCCCTGCCGCCGGTGGACACCGACCCGCAGGTGCGGTTCCTGCACGCCTGCCGGGCCTACCTGGTCAAGGACTGGGACCAGCTCGTACGCCAGACCGAGCCGCTGGTGGACGATCCGCTGCTGGGGATCGAGGCGGGGCTCTTCGGCGGGATGGCCCGGGTCCGGCTGGAGATGTACGGGCAGGCGGAGCCGATGCTCTCGGCGGCGCTGATGCGCTGCCGCAGCGAGCAGCCGCAGCGCAAGGAGCTGCGGTACTGGCTGGCGCGGGCGCACGAGGGGACGGGGCGCAGCGCGGCGGCCCTGCCGCTGTACCGGGCGGTGCACCGGGTGGACCCGGCGTTCATGGACACGGCGGCCCGGCTGACGGCCATCGCGGACAGCAGCGACCCCGACGACATGGCCGGGTACGCCGGCTACGGCGGGCACAGCGCCGAGGGCTTCGCCGGGCACGGGCTGTCCTCCCTCGGCGGGGACTACACGGCGGTGGCGCTGGGCGGCGGGGGCGGCGGGCCCGTGCAGGACATCGCCGCGGACGGGCAGGTGGATCCGGATCCGCCGACGCCCGGGGAGCCGGTGGACCAGCGGTTCGGCCCGGTCGGCGGGGGCTCGGGACGGCCGGACGGCGTACGGCACAAGGTGTCCCTGCCCGCGCAGGGCGTCCCGTCGGGGCTGCCGACCGGGCCCGCCGACCCGCGGGCGCTGGCCGAGGCGCTGGCCGAGCTGGAGCGGATGGTGGGCCTGGAGCCGGTGAAGCGGCAGGTGAAGGCCCTGTCGGCGCAGCTGCACATGGCCCGGCTGCGGGCGGCCCAGGGGCTGCCGGTACAGCCGCCGAAGCGGCACTTCGTCTTCTCGGGCCCCTCGGGCACCGGCAAGACCACGGTGGCCCGGATCCTGGGCCGGGTGTTCTACGCGCTCGGGCTGCTGGGCGGCGACCACCTGGTGGAGGCGCAACGGGCCGATCTGGTCGGGGAGTTCCTGGGGCAGACCGCCGTCAAGGCGAACGAGCTGATCGACTCGGCGATCGGCGGGGTGCTGTTCGTGGACGAGGCGTACAGCCTGTCCAACTCGGGCTACAGCAAGGGCGACGCGTACGGGGACGAGGCCCTCCAGGTGCTGCTCAAGCGGGCCGAGGACAACCGGGACCACCTGGTGGTGATCCTGGCCGGCTACCCGGCGGGGATGGACCGGCTGCTGGCCGCCAATCCGGGGCTGTCCTCGCGGTTCACCACCCGGGTGGACTTCCCGAGCTACCGCCCCGCGGAACTGACCTCGATCGGCGGGGTGCTGGCCGACGCGAACGGGGACCGGTGGGACGAGGAGGCCCTGGAGGAGCTGCGCAGCGTCAGCGGGCACGTGGTGGAGCAGGGCTGGATCGACGAGCTCGGCAACGGGCGGTTCCTGCGGACGCTGTACGAGAAGAGCTGCGCGTACCGGGACCTGCGGCTGGCGGGGTTCTCCGGGGAGCCCTCGCGGGACGACCTGGCGACGCTGCGGCTGGCCGACCTGATGCAGGCGTACGGGGAGGTCCTGTCGGGGCGCGGCCCCGACGGCCCGGGACGGTCCGAGCCCCCGGTGTAG